From a single Salvelinus namaycush isolate Seneca chromosome 14, SaNama_1.0, whole genome shotgun sequence genomic region:
- the LOC120058951 gene encoding zinc-binding protein A33-like: MATKPSLPEEDLCCPVCCNIFRDPVFLSCTHSICKACLQEFWKQKGSRECPMCRERLAMKNPPCNLVLKNLCEAFLQEQSQRDSTRSEVLCSRHSEKLKLFCLDDKQPICVVCRDSKIHKKHDCIPTDEAALDYKEEVKTALKPLKEMLEDYKEIKLICDQTAEHIKSQAEHTEKQIKKEFKKLHQFLQDEEEARIAALRKEEKQKSQMMKTKIEEMTREISSLLDTIRDIEKELGGEDISFLQNYNATVKRAQYTLPNPQRVSGSLIHVAKHLGNLQFRVWEKMQGIVKYTNLILDPNTAHPHLILSEDLTSMIYCDEPQQLPDNLERFDECFAVLGSEGVSSGTNSWDIDVGGNKAWVLGVAPDSVQREGEFGFRHRTLGVWCIDEKYYTHSLSEALTPSTPFKVSKPQKIRMQLDWEKGQLSFVDPVNNTQLHKFMHTFKDRVFPYISSKHPLRISLSGDSASVQIRYKHAVN; encoded by the coding sequence ATGGCAACTAAACCTTCTCTACCAGAGGAGGATCTCTGCTGTCCTGTGTGTTGTAATATTTTCAGGGATCCAGTTTTCCTGTCGTGTACTCACAGCATCTGCAAAGCCTGTCTTCAGGAATTCTGGAAACAGAAGGGATCTCGGGAATGTCCAATGTGCCGGGAAAGATTGGCAATGAAAAACCCCCCATGTAACCTGGTTTTAAAGAACCTGTGTGAGGCCTTCTTACAGGAGCAAAGTCAGAGAGATTCAACAAGGTCAGAGGTGCTCTGCAGTCGGCACAGTGAGAAACTCAAACTATTCTGTCTGGATGATAAGCAGCCCATCTGTGTGGTGTGTCGGGATTCAAAAATACATAAAAAGCATGACTGTATCCCCACGGATGAAGCTGCACTGGATTATAAAGAGGAAGTTAAGACTGCACTGAAACCCTTAAAGGAGATGCTGGAGGACTATAAGGAAATTAAACTGATCTGTGATCAAACAGCAGAGCACATTAAGAGCCAGGcagagcacacagagaagcaAATTAAGAAGGAGTTTAAGAAGCTTCACCAGTTTCTACAAGATGAAGAGGAGGCCAGGATTGCTGCACTGAGGAAGGAAGAGAAGCAGAAGAGTCAGATGATGAAGACGAAGATTGAAGAGATGACCAGGGAGATCTCTTCACTTTTAGACACAATCAGAGACATAGAGAAGGAGCTGGGAGGTGAAGACATCTCATTCCTGCAAAACTACAATGCCACAGTGAAAAGAGCCCAGTACACACTGCCAAATCCACAGAGGGTTTCAGGATCACTGATCCATGTGGCAAAGCACCTGGGAAACCTGCAGTTCAGAGTCTGGGAGAAGATGCAGGGGATAGTTAAATACACTAATTTGATTCTGGACCCCAACACTGCCCATCCACATCTCATCCTGTCTGAGGATCTGACTAGTATGATATACTGTGATGAGCCACAGCAGCTTCCTGACAACCTAGAGAGATTTGATGAATGCTTTGCGGTCCTGGGCTCTGAGGGCGTTAGCTCAGGGACAAATAGCTGGGACATTGATGTTGGAGGAAATAAAGCCTGGGTCCTGGGTGTGGCCCCAGACTCTGTCCAGAGGGAGGGCGAGTTCGGCTTCAGACATAGAACCTTGGGTGTGTGGTGTATTGATGAGAAATATTATACACATTCCTTATCAGAGGCACTTACtccatccactccattcaaaGTGAGTAAGCCCCAGAAAATCAGAATGCAGCTGGACTGGGAAAAAGGACAGCTCTCATTTGTTGACCCAGTCAATAACACGCAACTTCATAAATTCATGCATACTTTCAAAGATAGAGTCTTTCCATACATCTCTAGCAAACACCCTCTTAGGATTTCTTTGTCAGGGGATTCCGCCTCTGTCCAAATCAGGTACAAACATGCTGTAAACTAG